The nucleotide window AACTATTTTATCAAGCAGTTCATTTTTGGAGTACAAACATGCAATTTGTACCCTTAATTGAGCTGCTTTTTTTAGGTTAACCGCAATAAAACTGAACAAGTAATTGAATTAATCAAAAAACATAAAGTTAATTTATGGTAAAATAGGATAAAGAAAGTTAATCATTTTCATAGTCAAAATAATTTAGAGATTATTTAGGGGGAAACATTAATGAAGGTTATAAGTTTCGTTGGCATTCTTTTACTATCATTATTGCTCGCTTGTTCACCAAATGATGAGGAAGACTATACAGACGCTGAAGAAAAATTAAGTGAAGCATTTGATTTCGATATACATATTGTCGACCCTGAAGGTCATTCATTAAGTTATGTAAAGCATTATAACAAAGGCAACTACGTTGAAAATGAACAAAAAGCAACTCTTGGTTATTCAGTTTTCGAAGAGGAAAAAGAAGTATCTAAAACTGAAGAGCAAATTAAAAGTGAAGAAGATTCATTGAATATGGAATATATTTATGGACCTTATAGCGAAAGTGCAGAATACCAAATCACGATCAGCTTTGAGGACTCAGAATTTTTAACTGATCCAAATTTAGAATATGAAAGTGAAGAAATTGATGAGCAGACTGTTCATTATATGGAAAAGGATTCCGGCGAATTTAGTGCGGTAACATTCTTTGATGAGGTAATGTTCGAGTTTGAAATCTCTCTAGATAATGACCTTACACAACAGGATGCTTTTGACTATATCGGAAATGTAATTACAGAGCATGGCAATTAAATTCACTCAACGATTGGCTCTAGTTGAGCAAGGAGAGAAAAATGCGTTCTACTAAAATTATGTTACTAGGAATAGCAATAATGCTTTTAGCTTTATATATACCTGAATTTGTTAGAACAGGCGGTTATGAGGTTTATCTTTTAAGTTTAGGATTCATAGTTGTTATGATTGGCTTCTTCAAAAAAGATGAGAAATAGAAATAGTGAAATTTTCAGGTAATGATTGATATCGAAATGTCTAAACATTCAGTATTGGACACTTTTCTAAATTGTGATAAAATATTGACAAAAGGAAGTAGGAGGGGGCTATGAGTGAACTAAAGGAAAAAATCATACAATCTTCGCTCGTTCTTTTCTCTGAAAAAGGGTTCCATGGGGTTTCAGTGAAAGACTTGGTTGAGTCGTGTAATACTTCTAAAGGTGGCTTTTATCACCATTTCACTTCAAAAGACGAATTATTATACGTTATTCATGACTTGTTCATTACATATGTTCTCAACGAAGCAAGCCTTGCCAGAAGAAAATACGAGCAACCAATGTACCAATTACATGAAATCTTGAAATCTTTCGTAAGAGTCTTCGATTTATACAATGAACACATATCTGTTTTCTACCAAGAAAACAAATATCTCAAGAAAGAGTATGAAGAACAAATCAAGAAAAAAAGGGATGACTTTAAACGAATCATTCAAGAGGTAATTGAAGATGGTCAAGAAAGTGGCGAGTTTCGTAAAGAACTGCCGACGATCATTACCGGGATGTCGATTCTTGGCATGGTCAACTGGACTTACCAATGGTACAGGAAAGACGGAGAATATTCGATTGATGAGATCGCTTCGATTTACATCGATATTTTGTTCAGAGGAGTTCTCACAGATCAAGCATTAGATGATTACAAGCACTCAAAATTGTATAAGGAAATCAGTTATTAAAATTTTTTATCGCTTTTAGAAAGCGTTTTCATTTCGTTTGTTACAGACCAACCAGTCGGTCTATTATAGAAGGGGGAAACTTAAATGAATTTCGAATTGACGAAAGAACAAGAAATGACAAGAAAGATGGTACGTGATTTTGCGGAAGCGAAAATTGCACCACGTGCGATTGATATTGATGTGAATGCTGAATTTCCAGAAGATATTTTTAAAGAGATTGGGGAGCTAGGATTACTAGGGATTCCTTTTCCAGAAGAGTACGGTGGATCAGGTGGAGACACGATCACTTATGCATTAGCAGTAGAAGAAATCGGTCGAGTATGTGGTAGTACTGGATTAAGTTATGCAGCAGCCGTATCTCTAGGCGCTAGCCCAATTTACTACTTCGGAACAGAAGAGCAAAAAGAAGAATTCTTAAAGCCTTTAGCTGAAGGTAAGGCACTTGGTTCATTCGGTTTGACTGAACCTAACGCTGGCTCGGATGCAGGTGGTACGAAAACTACTGCCAAAAAAGACGGAGATGATTTCATCATCAATGGTGAGAAATGCTACATCACCAATGCATCTTTTGCTAAGCACATTATTGTAACTGCAGTTACAGGAAAGAACGATCGTGGTAACAATATTATTTCAGCAATCATCGTACCTACTGACACACCTGGTCTTACAATCAACAGTAATTACGATAAAATGGGTGTAAGAGGTTCAGATACAGCTGAGATCGTTTTAGAAGATGTTCGAGTTCCTCAGAAGAATTTATTAGGTGATCCTGATAAAGGATTCAAGCAATTCCTTCACACACTTGACGGTGGACGCATTTCAATTGCTGCCCTTGGTCTAGGAATTGCACAAGCCTCACTTGATAAGGCATTGGCTTACGCAAAAGAACGTAAGCAATTCGGTCAACCAATATCCAGCTTCCAAGCAATTCAGTTTAAACTTGCTGATATGGCAATGGAAGTTGATCTTGCACGTAACGCGATCATGAAAGCTGCTTGGTTAAAGGACCAAGGAAAGAACTTCACAAAAGAAGCTGCAGTTGCTAAATTATACGCTACGGAAACAGCATTCCGCGCTGCTAACCAAGCAATTCAGATCCATGGTGGATATGGGTACATGAGAGAGTATGAAGTCGAGAGATATTTAAGAGATGCTAAGCTATTAGAAATCGGAGAAGGAACTTCAGAAATTCAACGATTAATCATCGCTAGACAACTAGGATGCTAGTTTGTTGAATAGGAAGTACCATGATTGAAGAAGGATAATCGCTGGCTGAGGAAGAAGTAAGAGAGAGGAAGTAGGGAGGCGTTACTATGATGCAACAGTACGGAAATGAAGTGGATCCCTATCAGTTAGAACTTCTATTGTCACAACACAGTAAAATTAAAGAAGCTAAAGTCGTTAACATCCCGGATCCACAGTCAGGTGAAATCATTATAGCTTGGGTGATCAGAGAGTCCTCAGATTTATCAGAGGCTGAGGTGCTCCATTATTGCAGAGAAGAAGTCAGTTCTTCAGAAGTACCTCAAGCTGTTTATTTTACAGAAGAATTTCCTATGACTGCTAGTGGAAAAATACAAAAAGTCAAATTAAGAGACGATGCCATTAAACGATATAGTAAATAATGGGGGTAGAAGTATGTTTCAAAAAGTATTAATCGCTAACCGCGGAGAAATAGCATCAAGAGTCATTCGTACATGTAAGCGCATGAATATAAAAAGTGTTGCTGTATACTCAGAGGCTGATGCAGAGGCTCCTTTTGTAAGTGAAGCTGATGAAGCACACCTGATTGGACCAGCAAGAGTCAATGAAAGCTACTTACAAGTGGAAAAGATCATTAATGTAGCAAAAGAAACAGGTGCAGAAGCGATCCATCCTGGTTATGGATTGCTAAGTGAAAATGTAGACTTCGCACGTCGTTGTCGTGAGGAGAATATCGTCTTCATTGGTCCAGATGCAGATGTTATCGAAAAAATGGGTAGTAAACTTGCGGCTAGAAAAAGTATGGAAGCTGCAGGTGTACCAATTATTCCAGGAACGAATGAACCGCTTGAAACGCCTGAGGAAGGTATAAAATTAGCGAATGAAATGGGTTACCCTGTCATGCTTAAAGCTTCTGCTGGTGGTGGAGGTATTGGGATGCAAATCGTTCATTCAGATGATGAATTGACGAAAGCGTTCGAAGGAAATTCTCGCCGAGCAGAGCAATTTTTTGGTGATGGCACGATGTTTATGGAAAAAGTGGTTGAAAATGCTCACCATATCGAGATTCAGGTGTTGGCTGATCATGATGGAAACACTTTACACTTATTCGAGCGCGAATGTTCCATCCAACGTCGTCACCAGAAAGTGGTTGAAGAAGCTTCTTCACCATTATTAACAGAACAAACCCGTTCTGAAATGGGTGATGCTGCTGTTCGCGCTGCCAAATCGATTAACTACAAAAATGCTGGAACGATTGAATTTCTAGCAGATGAAGACCAGAACTTCTATTTCTTAGAAATGAACACTCGTCTTCAAGTAGAACATCCAGTTACCGAAGAAATCACAGGGGTGGACTTAGTTGAACAGCAGTTACGAATCGCAAATGGAGAAAGCTTATCTTTTAAACAAGAAGATTTGAAGATCGATGGACATGCGATTGAGGTTAGAATTTATTCTGAAGATCCAGAGACTTTCTTCCCTTCACCAGGCACCATTACTGCATTTGAAGCTCCAACAGGTGATCATGTGCGAAATGAAGTTGCCGTAAAAGCGAACTATCAAGTGACGCCTTATTATGATCCGATGATTGCTAAGCTGATCGTCAAAGGCAATAATAGAGATGAAGCAATTGGACATTTGAAAGAAGCATTATCTGCTTATAAGGTGGAAGGTATTAAAACGAATATCCCACTTTTACAAAAGATTGTAGAAAATCAAAGTTTCAAAGATGGTCAAACCAGAACATCATTTATTGATGAACACATTAAAAAATAACTGGAGGAATTTAAAATGAGTGAAGTAATCGCAAATATGGCAGGAAACGTTTGGAAAGTAGTTGTTAAAGAAGGAGATAGCATCGATTCAGGGCAAGATGTAGTCATCCTTGAGTCCATGAAAATGGAAATCCCTATTGCTGCAGAAGCATCTGGTTCAATTAAAGAGTTGAAAGTTAACGAAGGTGATTTCGTTAACGAAGGTGATGTAATCGCAGTTATTGAATAAGTCATAAAAGGAGCGTTTCGACATGGAGTTGCCTTTAGATGTAACCATCAAAGAAGTAGGACCGAGAGACGGCTTACAAAACGAGTCGGATCAGATACCTACTGAAAATAAAATCGAATGGATCAATCAGCTTTCAAAGACAGGCCTACCCTATATCGAAATCACTTCATTCGTTCATCCGAAATGGATTCCACAGCTGAAGGATGCTGTGGAAGTTTCCAAACAGATTGAACGAAATCCTGATGTGACCTATGCTGCATTGGTACCAAATATGAAAGGTCTCGAACGTGCAATTGAGGCAGACGTAGACGAAGTGTCAATTTTCATGTCTGCGAGCGAGACACACAATAAGAAGAATATTAATAAATCAATTGATGAAACGTACCCTGTCCTTCAAGAGGTGGTAGAAGCTGCAAGAAAAGAAGGAAAATCAGTGAGAGGCTATGTTTCCACTGTTTTCGGTTGCCCTTACGAGGGTGCGGTCGATGAAAATCAGGTCATTTCGGTTTGCCAAAATCTATTCGACATGGGCATCGATGAACTATCTCTGGGAGATACGATTGGCGTTGCTAACCCGCTACAGGTTGATGCTTTCCTGAAAAAGCTGGAACGTTATTTCATGAAAGATCACATCGCCCTTCATTTCCATGACACTAGAGGTATGGCGTTAGCTAACACGGTGGCAGCTCTGCAGCTTGGCTACCATATTTTTGATGGATCTGCTGGTGGCCTTGGTGGTTGCCCTTATGCTAAAGGAGCTACCGGGAATGTCTCTACCGATGATTTGAATTACATGCTACAAGAAATGAACATAAAGACTGGAATTGATCAATCTGAATTATTGAAAGCTACCTCATATATTCAGGATTATGTAGAAAATCAATTGCCAAGTAAACAGATGAATATTTTCAAAAAGCAATAAAGGTGTGGTTAATACATGTCGACAGTTACATTTGAATTATATAACGACGAAATCGGGATATTAACACTGAATCGACCGGAAGCCGCTAACTCTTTTTCAAAACAGTTGATGAAAGATTTCAATGATCAACTGGATCAAATTGAAATGAATGACCAATTAAGAGCATTAGTCATCACAGCAGAAGGTGAGAAAGCTTTTTGCGCTGGTGCAGATCTTAAAGAACGTTCTGGCATGAGTGAAGAAGAAGTGGTGCAAACGGTCGGTCAGATCGGCCGATTGGTTACTAGAGTTGAAAGACTTTCCATCCCAACAATTGCTGCGATTAATGGTGCCGCGTTTGGGGGCGGCCTCGAACTTACCTTAGGTTGTGACATCCGAATCGCTAGTAAGAAAGCAAAAATGGGATTGACTGAAACTTCCCTGGCTATAATTCCTGGGGCAGGTGGTACCCAACGCCTTGCGAGACTGATCGGACTCGCGAGTGCTAAATATTATATACTTACAGCACAACGTTTCGACAGTATTGAAGGGAAAGATATCGGCTTGATCCAAGAGGTAGTAGACCCTGCTGACTTGAAAGAACGTGCCATTTCTTTAGCTTCTGACATTGCTTCGAACGGTCCTGTTGGGGTTCAAATGGCTAAAAAAGCGATTGATCAAGGCTTTGATCATGACATCGATACCGGATTGTCGATTGAAAGAAAATGCTATTTGAACACGATACCGACGAAAGATCGACTAGAAGCTCTTGAAGCATTCAAAGAAAAGAGAAAACCAAGATTTGAAGGGAAATAAATGAAAGGGTGAGACACTTTGTCTATGGAAATCAATCATGAAGAATTGCGTGCTCAAATAGAAAAGGGTGGCGCGGATAAATATCACGAAAAGAATGCAGAAAAAGGTAAAATGTTCGTACGTGATCGCTTGAAATTATTATTGGACGACGATTTAGATGTCGAAGATGCGTTTTTCGCTAATGCGATGGATGGATCGTTACCGGCAGATGGTGTTGTAACGGGAATAGGAAAATTGAATGGCCAAAGCGTATGTGTCATGGCCAACGATTCTACTGTAAAAGCTGGTTCTTGGGGAAAAAGAACGGTTGAGAAAATTATCCGCATTCAAGAAACCGCGTTAAAATTAGAGATTCCTATGTTGTACCTTGTAGACTCAGCAGGTGCACGTATAACGGACCAAATCGACATGTTCCCGAACCGTCGTGGAGCAGGAAAAATCTTTCATAACCAAGTGAAGATGTCCGGTCGAGTGCCACAGGTTTGTTTATTATTCGGACCTTCAGCTGCAGGCGGAGCATACATACCCGCTTTCTGTGACATTGTCGTTATGGTCGACGGAAACGCTTCAATGTATCTAGGATCACCGCGTATGGCTGAAAAGGTTATTGGTGAAAAAGTTACTTTAGAAGAAATGGGCGGAGCTCGCATGCACTGTTCAGTTTCTGGTTGCGGTGATGTCCTTGCTAAGGACGAAAAAGAGGCTATTGCCTATGTACAAAAATATATGACTTACTTCCCGGAGAATTTCAGAAGCAAACCACCGGTCGAAAAAGCTTTAGATACAGCTTCTTTCGAGAAATCAATTGAAGAACTGATTCCTGAAAATCAGAACGCTCCGTTCGATATGTATGAGTTAATCAATCGTTTGATTGACGAAGATTCTTTCTGTGAAATCAAGCGTGAGTTCGCTAAAGAACTGATTACAGGACTGGCTCGCATCAACGGACAAGTAGTTGGTCTTATTGCTAACCAACCTAGAATGAAAGGCGGCGTATTATTCCATGATTCTGCGGATAAAGCTGCTAAATTCATTCAATTATGTGACGCGTACAACATCCCACTTATTTTCCTAGCGGATATTCCTGGTTTCATGATTGGAACAAGAGTAGAACGTGCTGGTATCATCCGTCACGGTGCGAAGATGATCTCAGCTATGAGTGAAGCAACCGTACCGAAAATTTCAGTGGTTGTTAGAAAAGCATATGGTGCTGGTTTATACGCGATGGCAGGTCCAGCTTTCGACCCTGATGTAACGATCGCTTTACCTACAGCGCAAATTGCCGTTATGGGACCAGAAGCTGCAGTAAATGCTGTTTATGCGAACAAAATTGCTGAACTTCCAGAAGAAGAACGTCCAGCATTCATTAAGGAGAAACAAGAGGAATATAAAGAAAACATCGATATTTATCGATTAGCATCTGAAATGGTAATCGATGATATTGTGGAACCGAATGATTTGCGATCAGCATTAACGAAGAGACTAGATGCTTACAAATCTAAAAATGTACAATTCACTGAACGTAAACACGGTGTTTACCCAGTATAATTCACTGACCTCGCTTAGATGACACTTCATTTAAGCGAGCTTTTTTTATCTATCGGAGGTGTTGAAGAGATGAATGATGATGCAATTGTAATTGGAGCAGGACTTGCTGGATTGGTCGCCACTGCAGAAATCGCTGATAGAGGTAAAAATGTATTACTAGTCGATCAAGAACCTGAGGCTTCTCTTGGAGGGCAGGCTTGGTGGTCTTTTGGTGGCCTTTTTTTGATTGATTCACCTGAACAAAGAAGGATGAAAATTAAAGATTCCTTTGAGCTTGCTAAACAAGATTGGTATGGGTCAGCTCAATTCGATCGTTTAGAAGATGAAGACTATTGGGCAAAACAGTGGGCGGATGCTTACCTTAAGTTTGCTGCAGGAGAAAAGCGTAAGTGGCTTTACGATAAGGGTGTCCGATTCTTTCCAGTCGTAGGTTGGGCAGAAAGAGGTGGCTATTTAGCAGAAGGTCATGGGAATTCTGTTCCTAGATTCCATATCGTGTGGGGAACAGGGCCAGGAATTGTAGCTCCTTTCGAAAAAAGAGTAAAGGATCACATCATCAATGATCGAGTGACATATTTGCCTAGACACCAGGTAGATGCGTTAATAGTCAATAATGACAGGGTTTCAGGCATAAAAGGGTCTGTATTAGAAGATAGTCAGGTGGAAAGAGGAGAGAAAAGCTCTAGAACAGTTGTTGGTGAGTTTGAATACACTGCCGATCATGTGGTCGTTTCCAGTGGGGGAATCGGAGCTAATTTTGATGTCATCAGAAATAACTGGCCTTCGAGGTTAGGTGAAGCTCCCGAAAACATGATTTCAGGTGTTCCCGATCACGTTGATGGGCGGATGCTTTCGATTGCTGAAAGTTCTGGGGCAAATATCGTCAATCGAGATCGCATGTGGCACTATACTGAGGGAATCAAAAATTACGATCCTGTTTGGACGAACCACGGCATTCGTATTCTACCTGGACCTTCTTCCATATGGTTGGACGCTGAAGGCAATCGCTTTCCAGTTCCTTATCTTCCAGGGTTTGATACGTTAGGTACATTAGAAGCCATTTCTAAGACGGGATACGATTATTCCTGGTTCATTCTCAGTCAGGAAATCATAGAAAAGGAGTTCGCTTTATCAGGTTCTGAACAAAATCCTGATTTGACGGGTAAAAGTATAAGAAAGCTATTAGAACGTTTGAAAAAGGGAGCACCAGGACCTGTACAAGCCTTCATGGATAAAGGGGAAGACTTTATTGTATCTAAAGATTTAAGTGAGCTCGTAGAGAAGATGAATGAGCTTACTGGGAAGGATCTTTTAAACTATGAACATATTAAAAGACAACTAGAGGCTAGAGACCGTGAAATAGATAATAAGTTTACAAAAGATTTGCAAATAACCGCTATTAGAGGCTCTAGAAATTACTTAGGTGATAAACTGATTCGTACAGCAAAACCTCATAAAATCTTAGACCCTGCGAAAGGCCCGCTGATTGCAGTAAAATTGAACATTATCAGTCGTAAAACACTAGGAGGCTTGCAAACTAATTTATCAGGGCAAGTAATCAACCAAAATGGACAAGTTTTGCAAGGTTTGTATGCAGCAGGTGAAGCAGCAGGATTTGGTGGCGGAGGTTTACATGGTTACCGTGCACTTGAAGGAACTTTTTTAGGAGGATGTTTGTTTACGGGAAAAGTCGTTGGAGAATCGATAGGGAACAATTAGATAACCATAAATATAATATGTAAACTTATAGATCAGGCATTAAAAATTATGGCTTGGTGAAATAGATACTTCCCTAAAAAGGAAACATTTTCTTTCTAAATTCGTATTAAAGGTACAATGACAAATCGGGAGGAGATCAACAGTGAAAAAGTATATTCTTTTTGCCATTATTTTTATATTATTATTTTCAATAACGCAAGTATTGTCTGGAGTGCTTCTTACATTCTTATATACTCCGGATCTTAAAGAGGTTTGGAATATGAGTGATAACTCTCCTCGTGAGACTGTTATTACCAGTAGTTCTACTTCATTTATGCTAACTTTATTTATTGCCTTTTTGTCTGCTACTATTTCGTATTTTATCACGAATAAAATCACAAACTTCAAGAACAATGTTAAATAAGATCTAATACTCAAGGGATTTCTTGTTGGATTTATTTGGATTTTACAATTAAAAATGGGCATTGAAATGTTTTGCATTTCAATGCCCATGGACTGATAACTTATCCTTATTGTTACCTTTATTTCTTCCCGAGTTTACGAATGTCTTCAACGACTTCCGGATTCTCTAAAGCAGATAAGTCTCCAGCATCCTTATTCAGATAAGCCGCTTTTATTGCTCTACGCATTACTTTAGCATTCCGGGTCTTTGGTAAGTCATCAACAATGAACACAGTACGTGGAGCGATCGCCTTACCAAGACGTTCAATAGCATGATTAATTAAATCCTCTTTGAATTTCTCTTCGTCAGATGGTTGATTTTTTACAACTACAAAGGCGATCGGATTCTCACCTTTAACTTCATGTGGAACTCCGATCACACCAGCTTCAATTACTTGATCGAACTCGACAAAGATTGATTCAAGCTCAGCAGGACCAAGACGTTTACCTGCAACGTTCAACGTGTCATCAGAACGGCCAGTGATTGTATAGAATCCTTCATCATCATGAACGACCCAGTCACCATGGACCCATGTATCTTTATAACGGTTCCAGTAAGTATTTTCGTAACGCTCATTTTCTTTATAGAAACCGTTCGTCATGCCTACCCAAGGTTGCTTAAGCACGAGTTCTCCAACTTCGTTTTTAACAGGTTGTCCTTCGTCGTCAAAGACGTCTACATCCATACCAGGAAGTGCTGCATTAAAAGCAACCGGAGCTATTGGTTTAACTAATACGTTACCAAAGATCCCACCAGATATTTCAGTTCCACCAGAGTAGTTAAAGATAGGAATCTCTTTATTACAGATTTTATCGAATAACCATAACCATGGTTCTTCATTCCAAGGTTCACCAGTGGAACCTATCATTTTTAATGAAGATAAATCATTTTGAGTAAAATATGATTCATCCAAATTCATGATGGACCGTATCAATGTAGGGGAAATCCCAAGGTGAGTCACTTTATGTTGTTCTACCATTTCCCAAATTCGACTTGGGGTAGGGTAATCAGGGGTTCCTTCGAACATTACGATGGAAGCACCATTCAACAATCCTCCGTAAACAAGAAATGGTCCCATCATCCAACCCATATCTGTGTACCAAAATAGCGTATCTTTTTTACAGACATCCATACAAATACCTGCATCGTATGCTGACTTGATTGGGAAGCCATTATGCGTGTGTAAGGCACCTTTAGGCTTTCCAGTAGTCCCAGAGGTATAAATGATCATATAAGGGTCATTTCCGTTCGTCTTTTCAGTTTCAAAAGAAGTGTCGTCACTCTTTACCTCGTTCCAGGAAACGTCACGATCTTGCCACTGAACTTTTTCTTTTGTACGTTCTACGACGACTACATGATCAATTGAAGAAGACGATTCCGCAGCAAGATCAGCTTCGTCTTTCAAATTCACCGTTTTACCTCTTCTGAAAAAGCCATCAGAAGTTATCAGAAAGCGAGCTTCAGCTGCCTGGATACGTTTTGCTACAGCTTCTGATTTATAGCCTGAGAAAGCCGGAGAGAAAATAGCACCAAGCTTTGAAATAGCAAGCATCGCTATGGTCGTTTCGGGAATCATGGCCATGTAAATAGTAGCAACATCATTCTTCTTCATGCCTAGATCACGAAAACCGTTCGCAACACGATTCACTTCTTCTTGTAATTCTTTAAAGGTATAAGTGATTACTTCACCATCATCACTTTCCCAAATTAAAGCGTTTTCATTTTTCATGGAAGAATCTTCAGCCCATTTATCTAGTGCGTTGTGAGCAACATTCATCTTGCCGTCCACAAACCATTCAGGGTACATGATCCCTTTATCTAGATTCTGTACTTCTTTATAGTCTTCATACCATTCAATCCCAAGTGCATTCACTGCATGTTCCCAAAAAGCCGAGGTATCTTGGACTGTATATTCCAAATACTTATCATACTCATCAAATCCAGCTTCCTGCATCATTTGATATAAACGCGTATTCTCTTTATAAGATTGAGTTGGATTCC belongs to Halalkalibacillus sediminis and includes:
- a CDS encoding AMP-binding protein — encoded protein: MMQEAGFDEYDKYLEYTVQDTSAFWEHAVNALGIEWYEDYKEVQNLDKGIMYPEWFVDGKMNVAHNALDKWAEDSSMKNENALIWESDDGEVITYTFKELQEEVNRVANGFRDLGMKKNDVATIYMAMIPETTIAMLAISKLGAIFSPAFSGYKSEAVAKRIQAAEARFLITSDGFFRRGKTVNLKDEADLAAESSSSIDHVVVVERTKEKVQWQDRDVSWNEVKSDDTSFETEKTNGNDPYMIIYTSGTTGKPKGALHTHNGFPIKSAYDAGICMDVCKKDTLFWYTDMGWMMGPFLVYGGLLNGASIVMFEGTPDYPTPSRIWEMVEQHKVTHLGISPTLIRSIMNLDESYFTQNDLSSLKMIGSTGEPWNEEPWLWLFDKICNKEIPIFNYSGGTEISGGIFGNVLVKPIAPVAFNAALPGMDVDVFDDEGQPVKNEVGELVLKQPWVGMTNGFYKENERYENTYWNRYKDTWVHGDWVVHDDEGFYTITGRSDDTLNVAGKRLGPAELESIFVEFDQVIEAGVIGVPHEVKGENPIAFVVVKNQPSDEEKFKEDLINHAIERLGKAIAPRTVFIVDDLPKTRNAKVMRRAIKAAYLNKDAGDLSALENPEVVEDIRKLGKK